DNA from Elaeis guineensis isolate ETL-2024a chromosome 2, EG11, whole genome shotgun sequence:
CTGCAAAATTAGGGTTTAATCAAAGGAACTAAGAAGCGATGTCTAACAATTGAAaagttcataaaacatgggttcatAATACATGTAACTGACAATGAAAACTTGTACAACTTTACTCATAAAGTACTTACTTTAAATTCTACAAGCATGTTGCTATAATTTTTTGCAGTCAactattaaaattttgataatatgtaCCATACAACTGCAAATGCATAACAAGGGTGCTAGCCAGAAACCCCCTTGTTATCCATGCAAAAAGGTCCAAAGATAGCAAGGGCAAGAATGCTAGCATAATAGAGGCTAAGGATGTTTATATCCCATGGCAAAGAGACATTccacatatataaaaaaatggATCAAATTAGCAAAAAATACAccaattcttttttctttttttttgtaatgttCTCTTTCATTCCATCTAATCCCTTTCCCCTTATCAATCTTGTGATTTTGCAAAAGTATATCTATTAGAAGCcaatcattgaaagattttttgtAGTGATAGACCTTTTTTTGTCAATATATGTGAAGCTAATCAACAACTTAGTCAGTTTTGTGAACTACATGAACAATCTTGCAAGAACATGAACAAGCTCATAGGAATAAAAATGTTGAGACATTTTTCCTTTTTGCCAACTCTACTATCAATGAGAAATAATAGACATGTGACATCATCAACCATCTACCTTAATTAGAAGTATTCAACCTCTTAGCCACATATGCTTTCTTTTTGAGTAGAAAACCATGAAGCAACATTTCAACCCCTATCATAGTGGCCCTGCACAGTTTCCATTATTGATATATTGTTGTAGCTAGAATAGAGGCTTTTGTTTGCCCAATCCAACTTTTGACTGAACTTTAATTACATAaatgaatattttaaattgaataaaTGAATATTTATCATAAGGGCCATCATTATCTCCTTATTACGATGAGAATGGCCCGATATTAATTAGATGTCCATTGCTAAACATTCTGAGCTTTGctctttattttaaaatttttttaatagttctagCATTAATGGCAATGCATAAAAGAAACCATATAGAAatgcatagaaaaaaatttagtttCTTATATACCATGCTCAATCACTTACATGCATTACATATGCTAGATGCTAATTTCTAATTCCTTgttaattttgtgataaattAGTTATAGTAAGCTGGAAACACTAAGAAACCCAATCACAACCATTACCCATCACAAAAGACCAAGGAATAATGTGTAAATGTACCGTGTAAAGGTATCTCACAATGCACCTTATCTAAAAGCATGGACCAAAAATAGAGAAAAGGATGCCAGTTCCTTATTATTGGACATAGTTGATTGTAACAATCAATATTTTTGTCATGTGATAAAATCATTTTTcatatattatactattatttcTTTTTTATCCATGCTTATGATTATTTATAGAGTGTTAATatgaaacatattttaaatagtgAAGTTAAAGAtccaaaaatatatattatctcCACTATAGACAACCGTTGCACAGTATAACAATAACAAAATTATCTCATAGTTGTTCAAAACATTACCTTGAGtcattcaaaaatattataatgTTACATCAATGATTGTCTACAACCATGGAAAGAGGAAGTAGATCTATCTTAATTATCTTCCTTGTCCCTTGTGAATGATATCAAGTTAATGGAACCTTACGATAAACTATCGGTAAAGTATTGATCATCTGaagaaattgaaattaaaaaaaaaaaaaataagaaaaggggagggaggggagggaaaaaaaaaaaaaaaaatgatatacgaGGTCATAATTTACCACGGAGGAGGAGTAGGTGAGAACATGACGTGACGTTGGGTGATGTGAATCGTCAGACCTCCATCACATCCGATGGAAACGACTCGGAAACGACATGGTTGCCTACGTTGTGGGTCCCTTTTCCCTGTCCCACCCTCCCTTCGACCAAACTCCTGCCTCCCTCCCCTATTCTTCTTTGTTTTCCACCTTCACCCAtcatttgaccagtggttctctCCCTTCTTCAAATATCATTACTAAATTATAGTCTTAATTCACATATATCAATATAATGTACATTATATTGATGTATAATCCTTCTTCAGCTTCTCTTTCTATCTATGatcactatatatatatacacacacacacacacacacacacacacctctCTCCATTGGAGACATCCCCATTTCCTGGTGTTCCCCCATTACTTCTTCTAACCAACATCTCTCTCACTTCTTCCATCTCCAAAAGCTAGCCCTTGTCTCCCTCTTTTTTCTAGACACCCACCTATCCTCCTTTTCCACCTGAAGCTTTCTTTTCTCAAACCCTCCATCTTTTTGATCCTTACTCCATCCCCAAAGCTCACCCCCATTGCACCCACCACACCATCtccttcctttcctttccttctcaAACCCAGAGTACTCCTACTCCAACCAAGTCCTCCTTTACATGCTCTTTCTTTATCAACAAAATAAGGAAGCCTTTCCACCAAACTAATTATAGAATAGAATGGACTAAGCTACTTAGGTAggagcaaccaacccaatttttcATCCTTTTTATCCCTTCACTAAATCACAGAAGTAGTGGTAACAAAAAACACTGCAAGGATCTCGGCCGGCACCTCCCCCTCCAACTCGATGAGTTCGGGCGCCACCGAAGGGCGGCTGAGCCGCTACGAGTCGCAGAAGCGGCGAGATTGGAACACCTTCGGTCAGTACCTCAAGAACCACCGCCCTCCGCTGGCGCTGTCCCGGTGCAGCGGCGCGCACGTGCTGGAGTTCCTGCGGTACCTGGACCAGTTCGGCAAGACCAAGGTCCACACCCCCGGCTGCCTCTTCTTCGGCCACCCCTGCCCCCCGGGACCCTGCCCGTGCCCCCTCCGTCAGGCCTGGGGCAGCCTCGACGCCCTCGTCGGCCGCCTTCGCGCCGCCTtcgaggagaatggcggccaccCGGCCACCAACCCTTTCGGCGCCCGCGCGGTGAGGCTCTACCTCAGGGAAGTGAGAGACTCGCAGGCCAAGGCCAGGGGGATCACGTATGAGAAGAAGAAGCGGAAGCCGCCGCCGCCGCTGCCACCGCCGCCGCCACCAGCAGTGTCGCCGGCAACTTCCATGCTTCATCCTGATCTGAATTCGATGAGTTTGGGCAATGTGGATTGCCAGAGTTACCAGTACGGCCATGTGATCATGCCGGCCGGTCAGGCCGGCGAGGAGGTTGTTATGGCCATCGTCGATCCTTGCCATGGTGCTTTCTTACCGCTGTCGGTGTTTAATTAGTATGATTGTAGTGGTTCTTGTTGCAGTAGAAGGATGTTGGTAGTGGAGACCACTATATAAGAGGTAGGTTGATATGGGCAAGCTAGCTTGGGGGTCATATCTAGCTCATATGAGACTGTGTTGTGGTTCTTTGGAATTTTATAGTGTGTTTTACAAGCTTATGCATATCTTTGTTTGTTCTCATGTTTTAAGTGTACTGTGGTTTTGTTAAGTGTGcttggacttctttttctttgaagGAAAATGGGTGGCTTtggacttctttttcttgctaAATGTACATAGGAAATATGAACTGCATGATGATAGCTCCCTCTTATTGTTATGAACTCATGATGGCTCAAGTCCAATTTGGTTAATTCTTCATTTTGTTGTTTGGAGACTGAAATGATCAAATAATTCCATTATGTGAAAAATGGTTACTATGAGTTATTTTTCTTATCCCAGAGCTTTTTATATTATTCtgatttgaagatcttcctataCTCCTTCCTAGGAAGATCTACACAACCTTGCCTAATTTAGAATATATAAATTGGTTTATGATGTTATATAAAGAAGGATGGAGGAGTCCGGAAAGTTAGCACTGCAATTTTTGAAGTGATGACAAtgacatcataaaaaaatttgtgTCAAAAAAACCAATGCAAGCAATGGCCACCTAATGATGCTCCTCCACCGTTAATATATTCTTCACTTGATTTCCTTTACTATTTCATGCATTGCATTGTTAGAGATGGAAACATCAGTCTTAGCCATGAAAGTAACCAAGGGAGAGGGAAGAGACTAGACAGCATTTTTTTTAAGTATATTTGGAGAATTATCCATAGTGATTTCAAGAGGGTACTTGCGGAGACTTCCAAAGAAGAGCAGACCTAGGAGTTTAAGATGAATGTAGCATCCATATTGGATGATTCAATCAAGCAGTACTCATTTATAGAAGCATAAGATCtctcttcttgttcttgttcttcttgctTCAGAATGACAGGAAGAATTAATGAGATTCCacccgatttatttttctgaAAGATGTTCCCAATATAGAGCTGCTAGAAGAAGATTGTGCCTTTATGATTCTTGTGGCCTTTGGCCTCCTTATTGGACTACTAGATTATGTTATACAAATTCTCACAGGAACAAGATTATGTGAACTGAATTTTGATCAGTTGCTGTCGACAAATCTGGTCACCAATCGATATATATTTAAGAAAGAATAAATAATGCCCATTAGATAAATGTGGAAAAATTTTGCAAATATTatcttttcagaaaaaaaaatgttgaaattaATCCTGACCATTGGTGTTAGAGATTAGAGGTAATTAACCAGAAACCAGTCCCTAAACCTTTGCAAAATCGATATAGGAATCGACATGGAAAAAAATACAATATCTTAATTTTAAAATTAGGTactatggcactaattttatagGACTTTGCCCTTTGAAAGAACTAAACTTTAGACAAGGACTTCTATTATTCTTCTTAATTATTTCAACCTAGTCCTTCCTTCCACCCACACccaactttttaaaaaaaaaaaaaaaaaaaaaaagaccaactACATGGtcatctaacataaaattttgatttataagCAATTGCATAATAGAGTTAGGTCCAGGTTTTTACTAGAAAGTCTCTATGGACCACCTAGATTAATGGTGGTCCTGATCTAGAGAGACCACCATCCAGACCACCAAAAAGTTTGGTGGAAAGCGGCTCCCAATAGATGCTCTACAAAGTGAGCTGCGCTTGAAGTGCGGTATGGTGGGCCATTTCGGAGTATCGTCGACCAGCAAAAGCATTAAAACCTCCATTCCTTTTGGGTGGGTGGGTCATCCTGCGGTTTGTCGTATTCGCACAGGGGCCGCGTGTGTTCAAGGTGTATCAGTAACAACATGTGCTGGTTATGGAAGTATAAACATCAAAGATATTACAATAGTCTATACTTCTTTTTATCCAAATAAAAAACAAAGATGATTATAAGTGGGAATAGTTGGCTAATACTGATCCATAAAACCAATCTTAGATATATAGTTGGAAAAAGATTGGATAGTTATGATTATGTATGATTTTATCTACTTAAATAAagttcctcaatttttttttacccATAAAAAACTGACATTATCATGCTAGAAATAAATTTATACCTAAATATATATAGTATCAAAAGCATTGTATTTAGCTTAAAAGCTAAAACACCTGCCATTAGCATGAGTTGGATATAAAGATAATGGTGCACGGACAAACAAATTTATTGATTAAATGGAAATTTGGTTTTACCCTTGTCCGAAAAAATGTTAAGTATCTCATCTCATGGTATGTGTAACTCTATACAACTTGGATGTTGGAGATATATTGCTTATAATGTGATTTTGGATGTGTGAATAGAAGATTTAATGGACTCGAGAGAGATTTGTTATGCAGGTTGTTCTTGCACAACCATGCCATCACAGCTAATTAAAAGGAATGCTTTCAAAATCATGTTGTGTATGTGGTGGATTAATTGTATTTGAGGGGTGAAGTAGACATATGAGTGCTAATATATAAATTTCTATGCATGGTTCCATTTGCAAGCAATTCTTTGTTGGAATGCTAGGGGGGTGCTTTCCCAAATGTTTCATGCACGTAATCTTGAATCATTTCATCAAAATGATTGGTAGCACTTTTGCAGATTCAGATGCAAGAGGTTGCATGATTAGTAGCACTTTCACTGTTTGAACCCAAAAGGTTGCATTCTCACTATGTTTtgttgaagaaagaaaaaattagaaatagtaaGAGTTATTTCTATTTTTGTTTATAGTGGAAGTGTTTTATTATTGTTCAAATTGGTTTATGGTTGTATTGCAATAGGTCTAAAAGAGGCACATATTTGGAAGATAATGCCATTCCAACTTTTTAAAGTAGTTGTTTCAAAGACAAGCAAGTATTTGATCAACATAAAAATTCCCTGTTTACTTctgttcctttattttttttgaggctAGACATAAAGCCCATTTCATCCTTATTTTAGGATTATTTCTAGACCAAACAGACCAaaaaagaatttccatatcatctTATATTACGATGCTTTATTTTTTCCTAGTTCCCTCCAAAACTAGTAATATacgcatgaatattttttttttctctttcaagaaaaagatagggagaatttttcatattataattatttaaatgcaAATCCTCGAGGACACCATCCAAGACACAGATCATTGGTTTTTAATGAAAGGATCGTGTCAATAGGGATTAGTCCAATTCACTTGTATGAACAACTCATCAAAGGGAGGTTCTACAATATTTAAGCTTATAAGAAAGCTTTCCTGTGAGCAGATAAATTGAAGTGGAACAATATCTTGAtcccataatatttttttcttttgaagggataaaatcctaTTTCATCATTCTTTTAGGCttatttttcaatcaaataaaGCCAAAAAGAATTCCGCTATGGAAGGCTTGAAGATAACTCAAATCTACCACATCATTCTCTTAAAGAACGATATTTATCTTTTCCAAATTTCCTTGAAAGTTAATAATACACGCATGAACAATTTGTCACGAGAGCATGAGTCTACGTTATCTAAATATACGTGATAGCTTTCTAGTTGCAAATAAGAGAGGCGACAAGTCCCTCCTCCTATAatgatttcataaattatgtgaaaataatattttaatctcatGATAATTAAAAATACTAGTTTTTTAATTGTTTTTAGAAAAagtatattatttttatcaatggTGGGCCAAATGCATCTCCCCTTGTTCTCGAGACCATAATATAAAATAACAAAAGTAAGAAACGACAAACAACTGATACGGCTATACACCGGACAACAATCCAGTAGAgtctaataataatatataaaatacaaaaatcataaattaaataataaaatatcaattaaaatCTGACGAAAAGTTCTATCAATTCCTTGTGTCAAGCAAATatggaaaaataaatagaaaacaaGTAGATTGCCGGTgagatcagcagatctcctccccCCGCTTCTTTAGAATCCGTGCCATCATAAATGGCCGTCTGATTTGACATTGATGTGATGCGTCGTGACAGGCTAGCACACGTGTATGGTAGACCATCTGTCGCCTTCCGCTAAGGCAAACGCCTCAGCCCGGTAAGCTCGGAAATGGACCCCAACTTTGACTAATTTACGTTCCTGCCCTACTGGCTCTTCCCATCTTTTACCGTTGAACTGGTGGGTCCCGGAAATCGTGCGGTAGGTGAGGATAAGATCGCGTGTTGGTGGAGGGGTAATTATGGAACGAGGGAGAAGTTGCAATGAAACGTCTCGTGGAGGAGCGACCGCACACGATTGAAACGCGTCCATCATTCGTCCGTTTCTTGCGGATCTTGACGAGCTTTTGGATCTCAGTGACGGGTGGGACCCGTTTTGCTCAAGTTGCCGTATTGCCGAGTTTTGCTCCCATACTTTGACACAAGAAATTGTAGCCTTGTTTATGTtagaatttcttttttttttttttagtaaaagggaccttaaataatttaaaattaattaaaaatgacaCCTTCAGTTTTAATCAGAATTTTGtttctatattattttttctattcatcaatattttggatatcgaTACTAGACACTTGAGTGCCAAGGATATTTGGTTTATAATCATATTGATACTTCATAGAAAACAAccaatattttcataaatatcaattaaaaaatatcaaaaataattctttttAATGATAGTTTATCATAGTTTTATTAATTCTCAATATTTCGATACACTCATTCTCGTATATTGGTCCATATCTACCATTGAGATGGCCAAAATTTTAACTCATACTATATAATTCTTTT
Protein-coding regions in this window:
- the LOC105033896 gene encoding protein G1-like1 is translated as MSSGATEGRLSRYESQKRRDWNTFGQYLKNHRPPLALSRCSGAHVLEFLRYLDQFGKTKVHTPGCLFFGHPCPPGPCPCPLRQAWGSLDALVGRLRAAFEENGGHPATNPFGARAVRLYLREVRDSQAKARGITYEKKKRKPPPPLPPPPPPAVSPATSMLHPDLNSMSLGNVDCQSYQYGHVIMPAGQAGEEVVMAIVDPCHGAFLPLSVFN